DNA from Roseimicrobium sp. ORNL1:
GCTGACATTCCTGCCCGATGGGGAGAAGGTCGGCGAAAGCCTGACTTATGCGGAACTGGATGCGCGTGCCCGTGCCATCGCTGCCTCCCTTCAGGCGCAGGGGATGCACGGAGGGCGGGTGCTGTTGATCTTCCATTCCGGACTCGAGTTTGCTTGTGCCCTGCTCGGTTGCATGTATGCGGGTGCGATCGCGGTTCCCATCTATCCGCCAAAGGCAAATCGCAATGTGCTGCGTCTACGCAGTGTGTATCAGGATGCGACACCCGCACTGGCCCTCACTACGGCCGCCATCCAGCAGCGCACGCGACCGCTTCTTGAGGAGTGCGGGTTGGATTCCCTGCGCATGGAAGCGGTGGAGGGATGGTGGCAAAGCCATGCAGATGCCTGGTTCCGTCCGGATATCGATGGCGAGACGCTGGCCTTCCTGCAATACACCTCCGGCTCCACTTCGAATCCGAAGGGCGTGATGCTGAGCCACGCGAACCTGCTGGCCAACCATCGCATGATGCAGGAGGCATTTGGCCATACCCACGAGTGCCGCATCCTCACCTGGCTGCCACTGTTTCATGACATGGGGTTGATTGGGAATATGCTCCAGTCCCTGTATCTCGGTGGGGAGTGCATCATCATGCCGCCCGAGGCGTTTTTCATGAAGCCACTGCGCTGGCTTGCGGCGATTTCCGCGCATCGCGCCACTCGCAGTGGCGCGCCGAATTTCGCCTACGATCTCTGTGTGCGGAAGATAAAGCCGGAGCAGTGTCGCGCCCTGGACTTGAGCTGCTGGGTGACGGCGGATGTGGCCGCGGAGCCGGTGCGGCACGGCACGCTGGAGCGTTTCGCAGAAACGTTTGCGGGTGTTGGGTTCAGCGACACGGCGTTCAATCCGGCCTATGGGCTCGCGGAGGCATCGGTCTTTGTCTCCGCACGTGACAAGGGTCGCGGCTTTCGTGGCACGGCATTCAAGACCGCAGCACTCGCGTGCGGTCGTGTGGAACCTGCCGAGACCGGCGCAGACAGTGATGCGCGCATCTATGTGGGATGCGGGCACACGTGGCAGGCGCAGGAGATGGCCATCGTGCATCCTCAATCTGGCGTGCGATGTGCGGAGGGTGAAGTGGGGGAGGTGTGGCTCTCGGGTCCGCATGTGGCGCGTGGCTATTGGAACCGCGTGGAGGAATCCGAGCGCACCTTTGGCGCGCGCATCGCAGGTGAGGAATCATCCATCGCCACACGTTATCTGCGCACCGGAGACCTCGGCTTCTTTTATCAAGGCGACCTCCACCTCGCCGGACGCATCAAGGACATCATCATCGTGGCCGGAAGGAATCACGACCCCGCAGACATCGAGCTGACTGTCGGTGGTTGTCATCCCGCGATTCGCATGGGTGGTTGCGCCGCCTTTCAGGTGGAGACGGAGGAGGAGAGCCGGGTGGTCATCGCCGTCGAGCTGGAGCGCACCTCAGGCATCCTCGGCGATGCCGCGCCTGAGGATGAGAACTCCACCTCCGCCGTGATGCTCGCGATTCGCAAGTGCGTGGCGGACCACCATGACCTCGCGCCCCACGACGTGACCCTTCTCAAACCCGCCGCCCTGCCGAAGACCTCGAGCGGTAAGATTCAACGCCACGCCTGCAGAGCGGCCTGGCAGTCAGGAAGCATGAACGCATGGCAGTGGACGAGGTAAGCGCAGGAGTGATCCGGGATTGGCTGGTGAGATATGCCGCCAAGGAAATGAGCCTTCCGCCGGAGAGGATTGATCCGCATGCTCCCATCACAAGCCTGGGGCTGGACTCGCTGACATTGATCATGCTCACCGGAGATCTCGCGGAGTGGATGAATCAGGACCTTCCTGCCTCCCTCCTGCATGACCACTCCACCATGGATTCACTGGCGAGGAGTCTGGCGGAGGAGGAGCCGGATAATTTCACGGACAAGCTGCCCGAGCTATCACGCAGCGAGCCGCTGCCGGTGAGCTTCTCCCAGGAGCGCCTGCTCAGGTTCGCCGAGCTGGGTGATGCGGGAGATGGCAATCTCGTGGTTGAGCGGTTCGCCATTCGTGGTGCAGTGGATGTGGAGGCATTGCAGGGCGCGTTCAGCGACGTGATCCAGCGCCACGAGATATTGCGCACGACTTTCCAGAAGCACGGCGATGGATTCACCCAACGGGTGCACGACCAGGCGCATCCGGGAGTGTTTGAGATACTCGACTACACCGGGGATGAGGATGGCGCGTTTGCCAGGACCACTCAGGAGAGTTCGCGCCCCATGCCGTTGCAGACCGGTCCGTTGATGCGTGTGGTTCTCTTCAAGCTCGCGGAGCAGCACCACGGCATCAACTTGATTTTCCATCACCTGCTCATGGATGCCGGTGCGCTGAATGTGCTGCACGCCGAGTTGAAGCACTTCTATGAGCAGCGTCGCACGGGAGCTCTGTCACCGCTGCCGGCGTTGAAGCTGCAGGTCGCGGACTTCGCTGCCTGGGAGCGCCAGTGGCTGTCCAAAGAAGGCGCCCCTCACCAGACGCGGCTGGCATGGTGGCGGGACTATTGGAAAGGGGAGATTCCTTTGCCAGCGGATGTACCGATGCGGCATCATGAAGCGCCGGAGGTCACGCCGCCCGCGGCGTCCTGCCATGGCTGGCGGACTATTTCCCCGGACCTCGTGGAGGGTGTGCGCACCCTGGCCAGAGAGGAGAAGGCCACGCCCTTCATCGTATACTTTGCTGTCTTCACGATACTGCTCCATGCACAAACTTATCAAGAGGAGTTCGTGCTCGGCTCCTACGTGTCCGACCGCAAGCGGGTGGCGGCGCAGAATCTCATTGGCATGTTCACCAGCATGGTGATGACCAAGGTGCACTTGGTGGGAGCGCCAAGCTTCCGCGAATGGATCGCGCATGTGCGGCAGCAGCACGAGGAAGTCACGCGGCACCAGGAGTTACCGATTGAAGACCTGCACGACAGCCTGCGCGCGGAGGGCCTGCCGGTGCCCGGGGTGAATATCATCTTCCAGTACTTCGTGGACCCGGTCTCCACCTTCCTTCTGCCGGGAGTGGAGACCTCGCGGTGGCGCGAGATTTCGGAAAGCACCATGCCGTGGGGATTCCAGTTCCGGGTGATGGAGTGTTTCGGCGACCTGCTCGCGGCGGTGAGATTTGATGGCAATCTCTACCGCGAATCCGAGGTTCCTGCGTTCATGGAGACCTTTGAAAAACTGCTTCGCATATGCCTGGCTAATCCCGAGCGTTCCGTGCGTGATCTGGCGGGGGAGTTGGGGTGGTGGTAGGTGGAGAGCTCGGTGCAGTCAGAGTTCATTTGCCCGCCCATCGCCGGGCTTTCTGTCGCAGTCTCTGCAAGTGCACCGCGGGCTCTGCTGCGTCTCCATGATTCGGCAGGACTCCGTCGAGCTCAAGAGACAGCGCCTTCTGGACACTTGCTGGTATCAGCTCTGGACAAGAGTTGAGGATACGTGGCGGGAGGTGGGTGATGCCACGATAGCTGGCAAAGAGGTCGGCGGTGAAGAGAGCTCTGAGTTTTTCGCAATACCAGCCGGTGTGGCCATGGGTGTGCCCGGGCAGATGTATGGCGCGAAGTCCCTGCCAGATATCGAGGGTATCACCATCATCGATCCACCTGTCGGGAGTGAAAGGCTGGAAATGGAGCAGGGGACGTCCGATGGCTTCCAGAATGCCTGCTCCATGAGACCATTCCGTATACTTGGGTCTTCCCGCATAGTGGTCGGCATCCAGTCGAGGCGCTGCCACCCACGCGCTGGTTTCCTTCACCAGAGGAGCCACGTTGAGAATGTGGTCGAGGTGACCGTGCGTGAGGATGATGCCCTTGATGGGTTCCTTTTCCCAGCCATGCGAGCGCAGCGTGCGTTTCAGCAAAGTGATGCCGCCGATGAAGCCAGCATCCACGAGATAGAGTCCGGCCGCGTCGCGGAGGACGTGGAAGTTGACTGCTGGCGCGCGGACGGTGAGGATCGATTCGTGCAAGGGAAGAGAGATGAACGAACCTTACGCCTTCTGGAAGGGGTCATATCCCAGCTTCTCATTCAGTTCTGAGCGTTCCACCTCGAACCTCTTCGCGCCGAAGTCCTGCTCCAGGAATATTTCCAGGGCATGACATCCACTGCCATCTCCATCGGCATCCTTGAGAATGGTTTTGCCATGAGGTGTTAGTGCCCATATCACCAGACCTTCGAAATCAAATCCACTCACCTGGAATCCCTGTTGCAGGGCCTTGCGCTGCTCTTCGGGAGTGAGGGCCTGTAGATGCTCCATGTCCGTGACGCTTTTGTGGGCGGCTGCTGCTGCCTTGAAGAGGTGCGTTTCAAGACTCTTGAGCAGCCGGTCATCCACTGGCTTGGAACTGCCGGGATTTTCATGCGCACTCCGGAAGGTGATAGGCTTTCCCGGCGCTGCACGGTTCAGAACCACTCCTGTCATGTATGCATCGCCTGTGTCGGTGATCAGGGCTCTCGCGATGTGGAGTTCTGTCCAATCACCCTTGAAAAGTTCAGCCACCTTGGCGTCGAAGGTTGCTGGCTTCGCCTCCTCAGCAGCCTTCGTCCCGAGGGGAAAGCTGGCGAGTGCGAAGACTCCCGCAGTCAGGAGGAAGTGCAGAAATCGTGCGACATGCATGGGGCGCGGGACGTGGGATGAGGGGGATCGTTTCAGGCGAGGATAGGAAAAAGTGCGGGCGGTGTCACGGCGGGAGTTGGAGGAGTGGTCGAGTCGGGTATGGCTCCTTTGGGAGCGCCTGCTGCTTCGCCCTCGCCATGGACAGCCTTCCCACGCGTCTGTTAATCTTGCTGGATGTCCACCCGCCGCCTTTTTGCCTTCATCATGCTGCTGCTGTTGCTCGGGTCCCTGAGCCCGGGACTGCACGCCGCCCTGCCTTCAGAGGAGGCAATCCTCCGCCAGGGAGGAGAAGATGCGAAGAAGATCATCGAGAAAGCCTATTCCATCATCCGGCATGCGAGGGTTTTCACGTCGAAAGGAGCAGGGGAGGGTGGTACGCCCACGGAAGGGGCGTGGGCCCTGACGGTCATCACCCGCTACGACCCCAAGGCTGTGGAAGAACTCAAGCCACTTGCCGAGCAGTCGAAAAATCTTGAGGTGAAGCTCTATGCGATTGCAGGGCTCATCACTCTGGAACCGAAAGATGCAGCCAAGTACCGCTTGGAGACTTTCCCAGAATCCGTGCTCAAGGCAGAGGCTCATTCTCTTTGTGGATGCATCTACGAGAAGCAATTTTACATGATCATCTACTGGCTGGTTGACCAGGGAGGGTGGCAGCGCTGCACCTTTGAAAAGCTGCCGCCGTTCTTCGAGACGCATGACGTCCCAAGAAGCGGCGAAGGGGAATGAACGTCCCACACTCCTGGATGACGAAAAGGTGATGCCCGCTGCCAACACCCATCCGGCTGACTTTTGGACAAATCTTTTCGAAATTATTAATTCCCCCGGAAAGAACCGGCAACGGGGGGCGTAGGTTTGTTGGTAGGGTTTGTGCCCTGCAGCTTCAGAAAAAGACATCCCCTCAGCCTGCTCCCAGCAACCTCGTCCTCTCCCGGACCCCTCAGCCCTAATACTGCCATGAAAATGCACCCCATCTGCCAAGGCAATCACCTCGACCTGCGCTCCGGCGTCAGCCGCCGTGACTTCATGTATGTCGGCATGGCAGGCGGTCTGGGCCTGACGCTGCCGAACCTGCTCAAGCTGCAGGCGGCGAACTCGGTTTCCTCGGCGATGCCTGAGGTTGAGGCGTTCAAGCCGATTGCGGATTCCATCATTCACATCTACCTCCCTGGCGGCATGGCGCACCAGGAGTCCTGGGACCCGAAGCCCTTCGCCGCGCCCGATTATCGCGGACCCTACACCCCCATCAAGACCAGCATCGCTGGTGAGTATGTGGGCGAGAAGTTCGTGAACATCGCCAAAATCATGGACAAGCTCACCGTCATCCGCTCGATGACCCACGGTGAGGCGGCCCATGAGCGCGGCACGCACAACATGTTCACGGGTTACAAGCCCAGTCCGGCCATCAAGTTCCCCAGCTTCGGCAGCGTGATTTCCCACGAACAGGGTTCCCGCAACAACCTGCCTCCCTACGTGGTGGTGCCGAGCGTCATCGCTCCTGAGCAGGGTACCGGCTACATGAGCAGCGCCTTCGGTCCCTTCGCCCTCGGCAGCGACCCGGCGGACAAGAACTTCACCGTGCGTGACCTCCTCACCCCGAAAGGCATGGAAGGCAATCGCTTCGACCGCCGCCGCTCCCTGCTGGGCACGGTGGACGAGCACTTCAAGACCATCGAGAAGTCGGACTCCATCAACGCGATGGACAGCTTCTACGACGCCGCCTACGGCCTCATCAGCAGCCAGAAAGCTCGTGAAGCCTTCGACCTGAACAAGGAAACCGACAAGCTGCGTGACGAGTACGGCCGCAACACCGCTGGTCAGCGCTTCCTGCTGGCCCGCCGCCTGGTGGAAGCCGGCGTGCGCATGGTGTCCGTGAACTACGGTGGCTGGGATCACCACTCCAACATCAAGAACGCTTTCGATGGCCAGGCTCCGAGCTTCGATCAGGCCTTTGCCCGTCTCATCACGGACCTCGAAGAGCGCGGCATGCTCGAGCGCACCATCGTGATGGTGAGTTCCGAGTTCGGCCGTACCCCGAAGATCAACGGCACCAATGGACGCGACCACTGGCCGCGCGTGTTCTCCGTCGCCCTTGCCGGCGGTGGCTTCAAGAAGGGCTACATCCACGGCGCGTCCGACGCGCTGGGTGGCGAGCCCGACCGCGATGCCGTCAGCCCGCAGGATCTCGCCAAGACGATGTACCGCCAGCTCGGCATCAATGGTGAGAAGCGCATCATGGCGGACGGTGTCCGCCCGATCGACATCGTGAATGGTGGCCGCATCATGAACGAGTTGCTCGTGTAAGGCTTCGATCTTTCGCAATGCTTGAACTGATTTCCTGGAAAGGCGGTCTGGCCCGTGCCGGCACCGCCTTTCTGGCAAGTGGCGCCCCTCCATCTGCAGC
Protein-coding regions in this window:
- a CDS encoding condensation domain-containing protein — encoded protein: MAVDEVSAGVIRDWLVRYAAKEMSLPPERIDPHAPITSLGLDSLTLIMLTGDLAEWMNQDLPASLLHDHSTMDSLARSLAEEEPDNFTDKLPELSRSEPLPVSFSQERLLRFAELGDAGDGNLVVERFAIRGAVDVEALQGAFSDVIQRHEILRTTFQKHGDGFTQRVHDQAHPGVFEILDYTGDEDGAFARTTQESSRPMPLQTGPLMRVVLFKLAEQHHGINLIFHHLLMDAGALNVLHAELKHFYEQRRTGALSPLPALKLQVADFAAWERQWLSKEGAPHQTRLAWWRDYWKGEIPLPADVPMRHHEAPEVTPPAASCHGWRTISPDLVEGVRTLAREEKATPFIVYFAVFTILLHAQTYQEEFVLGSYVSDRKRVAAQNLIGMFTSMVMTKVHLVGAPSFREWIAHVRQQHEEVTRHQELPIEDLHDSLRAEGLPVPGVNIIFQYFVDPVSTFLLPGVETSRWREISESTMPWGFQFRVMECFGDLLAAVRFDGNLYRESEVPAFMETFEKLLRICLANPERSVRDLAGELGWW
- a CDS encoding fatty acyl-AMP ligase, translated to MTETSMMTHTPASPLKDMSIGDATTLVDLLRHRAAQHGDKRALTFLPDGEKVGESLTYAELDARARAIAASLQAQGMHGGRVLLIFHSGLEFACALLGCMYAGAIAVPIYPPKANRNVLRLRSVYQDATPALALTTAAIQQRTRPLLEECGLDSLRMEAVEGWWQSHADAWFRPDIDGETLAFLQYTSGSTSNPKGVMLSHANLLANHRMMQEAFGHTHECRILTWLPLFHDMGLIGNMLQSLYLGGECIIMPPEAFFMKPLRWLAAISAHRATRSGAPNFAYDLCVRKIKPEQCRALDLSCWVTADVAAEPVRHGTLERFAETFAGVGFSDTAFNPAYGLAEASVFVSARDKGRGFRGTAFKTAALACGRVEPAETGADSDARIYVGCGHTWQAQEMAIVHPQSGVRCAEGEVGEVWLSGPHVARGYWNRVEESERTFGARIAGEESSIATRYLRTGDLGFFYQGDLHLAGRIKDIIIVAGRNHDPADIELTVGGCHPAIRMGGCAAFQVETEEESRVVIAVELERTSGILGDAAPEDENSTSAVMLAIRKCVADHHDLAPHDVTLLKPAALPKTSSGKIQRHACRAAWQSGSMNAWQWTR
- a CDS encoding DUF1501 domain-containing protein codes for the protein MKMHPICQGNHLDLRSGVSRRDFMYVGMAGGLGLTLPNLLKLQAANSVSSAMPEVEAFKPIADSIIHIYLPGGMAHQESWDPKPFAAPDYRGPYTPIKTSIAGEYVGEKFVNIAKIMDKLTVIRSMTHGEAAHERGTHNMFTGYKPSPAIKFPSFGSVISHEQGSRNNLPPYVVVPSVIAPEQGTGYMSSAFGPFALGSDPADKNFTVRDLLTPKGMEGNRFDRRRSLLGTVDEHFKTIEKSDSINAMDSFYDAAYGLISSQKAREAFDLNKETDKLRDEYGRNTAGQRFLLARRLVEAGVRMVSVNYGGWDHHSNIKNAFDGQAPSFDQAFARLITDLEERGMLERTIVMVSSEFGRTPKINGTNGRDHWPRVFSVALAGGGFKKGYIHGASDALGGEPDRDAVSPQDLAKTMYRQLGINGEKRIMADGVRPIDIVNGGRIMNELLV
- a CDS encoding MBL fold metallo-hydrolase; protein product: MHESILTVRAPAVNFHVLRDAAGLYLVDAGFIGGITLLKRTLRSHGWEKEPIKGIILTHGHLDHILNVAPLVKETSAWVAAPRLDADHYAGRPKYTEWSHGAGILEAIGRPLLHFQPFTPDRWIDDGDTLDIWQGLRAIHLPGHTHGHTGWYCEKLRALFTADLFASYRGITHLPPRILNSCPELIPASVQKALSLELDGVLPNHGDAAEPAVHLQRLRQKARRWAGK